In one Brassica oleracea var. oleracea cultivar TO1000 chromosome C9, BOL, whole genome shotgun sequence genomic region, the following are encoded:
- the LOC106316881 gene encoding DNA-damage-repair/toleration protein DRT100-like — translation MVDAKNALVIVLTSVAVLLLAGAPTVVQACLPSERAALLEFRSKLNEPYIGVFKTWKGQDCCNGWYGVSCDPKSRRVSSITLRGVSEEPIFQRAKRKGFMTGTISPALCKLTHLSGITITDWEGISGVIPSCITNLLAMRHLDLAGNKISGVIPANIGKLMKLRVLNLADNKISGVIPPSITRLTSLSHLDLRNNYISGVIPGDIGRLKMLSRVLLTGNRISGQIPESLTRIYRLADLELGMNRITGAIPASLGKMSVLATLDLHGNLISGAIPGSLMTSSISNLNLRGNRLAGRIPNTFGPRSYFTVLDLSNNRLQGAIPASITTASFIGHIDVSHNQLCGKIPTGSHFGHLEAASFAYNRCLCGKPLGNCRK, via the coding sequence ATGGTGGATGCTAAGAATGCGTTAGTGATTGTATTAACCAGCGTCGCCGTACTGCTTCTCGCCGGTGCCCCCACGGTGGTCCAAGCTTGTCTCCCCTCCGAACGAGCGGCGCTTCTTGAGTTCCGATCAAAGCTCAACGAGCCTTACATTGGCGTATTCAAAACATGGAAAGGCCAAGACTGCTGCAACGGGTGGTACGGTGTGAGCTGCGACCCGAAAAGCCGCCGAGTCTCCAGCATCACCCTCCGCGGAGTATCGGAGGAGCCGATTTTCCAAAGGGCGAAACGGAAGGGGTTCATGACCGGCACCATCTCGCCGGCGTTGTGTAAACTCACTCACCTCTCCGGCATTACAATCACCGACTGGGAAGGAATCTCCGGCGTGATTCCGAGCTGCATCACGAATCTTCTTGCAATGAGACATTTAGATCTCGCCGGGAATAAAATCTCCGGCGTGATTCCGGCGAATATCGGGAAGCTGATGAAGCTAAGAGTGCTGAATCTCGCCGATAATAAAATCTCCGGTGTGATTCCTCCGTCGATCACGAGGTTAACGAGCTTATCGCATCTTGATTTGAGGAACAATTATATCTCCGGCGTCATACCGGGAGATATCGGCCGGTTAAAGATGCTGAGCCGTGTGCTCTTAACCGGTAACAGAATCTCGGGTCAGATACCCGAATCTTTGACCCGGATCTACCGGCTCGCGGATCTTGAGCTCGGTATGAACCGAATCACCGGCGCGATCCCGGCTTCGCTGGGGAAAATGTCGGTGCTCGCGACGCTCGATCTCCACGGGAACTTGATCTCCGGCGCGATTCCGGGGAGTTTGATGACTTCGTCGATTTCGAATTTGAATTTGCGAGGGAACCGTCTTGCTGGAAGGATACCGAATACGTTCGGACCGAGGTCGTACTTCACGGTGCTGGATCTTTCCAACAACCGTCTACAGGGAGCGATCCCGGCGAGTATTACGACGGCGTCGTTTATAGGACACATAGACGTGAGTCATAACCAACTGTGTGGGAAGATTCCGACGGGATCTCATTTTGGTCATCTTGAAGCGGCGTCGTTTGCTTACAATAGATGCCTCTGTGGGAAGCCTCTTGGGAACTGTCGAAAATAA